From Lolium perenne isolate Kyuss_39 chromosome 5, Kyuss_2.0, whole genome shotgun sequence, a single genomic window includes:
- the LOC127304500 gene encoding cationic amino acid transporter 1-like, producing the protein MALGEVADVGVRRRGCCGGDVFPEPSFASWGAYGRALLETGPRLKDRLTARSHADVEVHDLRGRSGAEMRRELNWWDLAWFGVGAVIGAGIFVLTGQEAKEAAGPAVVLSYAVSGVSAMLSVFCYTEFAIEIPVAGGSFAYLRVELGDFMAFIAAGNILLEYCIGGAAVARAWTSYFATLLNHHPNDFRIHATSLAEDYSRLDPIAVVVITLICIFAVISTKGSSRFNYVLSIVHFAVIIFIIGAGLSKAKLSNLTDDFAPFGAHGIFAASAVLFFAYIGFDAVSTMAEETKNPAKDIPIGLVSAMAVTTVVYCILAVTLCLMQPYQDIDADAPFSVAFTAVGMDWAKYIVAFGALKGMTTVLLVNSVGQARYLTHIARAHMAPPCLAVVSPRWGTPVRATVAMLTATACIAFFTDLGILSNLLSISTLFIFMLVAVALLVRRYYVSGETTNTNRTKLVSCLVVILVSSIATASYWGLAAGGGWVVYAVTVLAWFAATLYLQLAVPKARVPEKWGVPLVPWLPSASIFINIFLLGSIDGKSFMRFTIWTAALLAYYFFVGLHASYDTAKALAAEAAVAKVEEGGRKNVTAEAGN; encoded by the exons ATGGCGCTCGGCGAGGTGGCGGACGTCGGCGTGCGCCGGCGCGGGTGCTGCGGCGGCGACGTGTTCCCGGAGCCGTCCTTCGCGAGCTGGGGCGCGTACGGCCGCGCGCTGCTGGAGACCGGGCCGAGGCTCAAGGACCGGCTCACGGCGCGGTCCCACGCCGACGTGGAGGTGCACGACCTGCGCGGCCGCAGCGGCGCCGAGATGCGCCGCGAGCTCAACTGGTGGGACCTGGCCTGGTTCGGCGTCGGCGCGGTCATCGGCGCCGGCATCTTCGTGCTCACGGGGCAGGAGGCCAAGGAGGCCGCCGGGCCGGCTGTGGTGCTCTCCTACGCCGTGTCCGGCGTGTCGGCCATGCTCTCGGTGTTCTGTTACACCGAGTTCGCCATCGAGATCCCCGTCGCAG GTGGTTCGTTCGCGTACCTGCGTGTGGAGCTGGGCGACTTCATGGCGTTCATCGCGGCGGGCAACATCCTGCTCGAGTACTGCATcggcggcgccgccgtggctcGGGCCTGGACATCCTACTTCGCGACGCTCCTGAACCACCACCCGAACGACTTCCGCATCCACGCCACCTCCCTCGCCGAGGACTATTCCCGGCTCGACCCGATCGCCGTTGTGGTCATCACGCTCATCTGCATCTTCGCCGTGATCAGCACCAAGGGCTCCTCCCGCTTCAACTACGTGCTCTCCATCGTCCACTTCgccgtcatcatcttcatcatcggcgCCGGCCTCTCCAAGGCGAAGCTCTCCAACCTCACCGACGACTTCGCGCCCTTCGGCGCTCACGGCATCTTCGCCGCATCCGCGGTGCTCTTCTTCGCCTACATCGGCTTCGACGCCGTCAGCACCATGGCCGAGGAGACCAAGAACCCGGCAAAGGACATCCCCATCGGACTCGTCAGCGCCATGGCGGTGACAACTGTGGTGTACTGCATTCTCGCAGTCACGCTCTGCCTCATGCAGCCGTACCAGGACATCGACGCCGACGCGCCCTTCTCCGTGGCGTTCACCGCCGTCGGCATGGACTGGGCCAAGTACATCGTCGCCTTCGGCGCGCTCAAGGGGATGACCACCGTGCTGCTCGTCAACTCCGTGGGCCAGGCCAGGTACCTCACCCACATCGCGCGGGCGCACATGGCGCCGCCGTGCCTCGCCGTCGTCTCGCCGCGCTGGGGCACCCCCGTCCGCGCCACGGTGGCCATGCTCACCGCCACGGCCTGCATCGCCTTCTTCACCGACCTCGGCATCCTCTCCAACCTGCTATCCATCTCCAcgctcttcatcttcatgctcgtcGCCGTCGCGCTGCTAGTCCGCCGCTACTACGTCTCCGGCGAGACCACCAACACCAACCGCACCAAACTAGTCTCTTGCCTCGTCGTGATCCTCGTCTCGTCGATCGCGACGGCTTCATACTGGGGCCTTGCGGCGGGCGGCGGGTGGGTTGTCTATGCGGTGACGGTGCTGGCGTGGTTTGCGGCGACGCTGTACCTGCAGCTAGCGGTGCCCAAGGCGAGGGTGCCGGAGAAGTGGGGCGTGCCGCTGGTGCCGTGGCTGCCATCGGCGtccatcttcatcaacatcttCCTGCTCGGGTCCATCGACGGCAAGTCGTTCATGAGGTTCACCATATGGACGGCGGCGCTGCTCGCGTACTACTTCTTCGTCGGCCTCCACGCCTCTTATGACACCGCCAAGGCGCTCGCTGCCGAGGCCGCCGTTGCAAAGGTGGAGGAAGGCGGTCGCAAGAACGTCACCGCCGAAGCCGGAAATTAA
- the LOC127298645 gene encoding histone-lysine N-methyltransferase ATXR7 isoform X1: MPHARADPGSDVEPAAESPTFRSASPFPRRKRAKLLTEELPHGEPLGCSVSTCDDPRENLIAGCSEERQIASCSGDQPQSSAPFVAMQENVSSVDNGGGIYPQTEVEYSNGQNGYIAYPQHQPVEGCMYMNEHGHMCGPYAPKQLYEGLSTGFLPQDLAIYALVGGKMVNPVPLSLLEQFLSQWNSAAAVSTPNESNENKTVARADKMALRDVISSDEPCWMFEDADGSRHGPHSLAELSYWHHSSYLQDLSMVYHVDSKFGPFTLVSLVDWWSGGHTEHPEATENGSGSFSAVMGDIVDDIGNQLHAGIMKSARKALIDEIFSSVLPEIIACRKTERQLAAKLKTKAVKPANVSSKKASALKGKVDTRSTIHRKENSYNTIQATSSVAIQSVAVHAKFADILSAVWQTIYYESMKNFWDGILYDPVMDYCGEWLKRNRLSSLPCTIVPGASSDNRNMKEADEPKAICDSEALECDMDFPPGFGPSLECAESSLSRPFLNIDSCEDKISRKPACSTIYFDPSSGVQLMLANELYVSAKDTLFHHFREVIAEEITNWLCFGLEDITDQELIRTPVHAPDSPSSTGMDIHETPIPPEMALDKLLDAAKMATDAISSPSVMALDEVLVTAEMVTDAVPSPADITTDETSCVAEAEPDKMLTSHVEHQSPSASYASIFEKLDVSEIAELDESFDEVPPGMEMGLPSVVVMDKNKYRPPKSVNSVPVISRYITLAVCRQALHENVVKEWASLLSDAISRCFDSWYTKRNVVSKNIDESLRPKEYAYYRKRKLRSSCEAVPSKKPLEKPMDEQLSKPLSELVDRRVHLKNVQVTKKAGKSKKFSKSPAKTLDNDVHTSNIKQDFKRLSSDVHTLKGGKSKKLSKRVLDNDVHTLNIEQDLKRLASDVHTLKAGKSKKLSKSHAKALDNDIHTLNIKQDLKRLSSDVHTLKAGKSKKLPKSHAKTLDNDVHTLNVEQDLKRLSSDVHTLSIEQDLKRFSSDVHTSNIEQDLKRLSNDVPKRQRTSHLTRSHLVDSKVPIENENESMPTKLAKKRKPKNMSTDTSQKAKPLILCPVSDGCARASTSGWEWRNWARNATPSERTRVRGYRVRSILSTSANNVWKSPQVKGTSARTNRVKLRNLLAASEGAELLKITQSKARKKRLRFQRSKIHEWGLVALESIDAEDFVIEYVGELIRRPVSDIREAQYEKSGIGSSYLFRLDDDYVVDATKRGGLARFINHSCEPNCYTKVITVEGQKKIFIYAKRRIYAGEELTYNYKFPLEEKKIPCHCGSQRCRGSMN, from the exons ATGCCGCACGCGCGCGCCGATCCG GGATCGGACGTTGAGCCAGCAGCAGAGTCGCCAACCTTCCGCAGCGCCAGCCCTTTCCCCAGAAGGAAGCGTGCGAAGCTGTTGACGGAGGAGCTGCCGCACGGGGAGCCCCTCGGTTGCTCCGTGTCGACCTGCGATGATCCGCGGGAGAACTTGATTGCTGG GTGTTCGGAGGAGCGGCAGATTGCTTCCTGCAGTGGCGATCAACCGCAAAGCTCAGCCCCGTTCGTCGCAATGCAGGAGAATGTTTCTTCCGTCGATAATGGTGGTGGGATCTATCCGCAGACTGAGGTGGAGTATTCTAATGGTCAAAATGGGTACATTGCGTATCCGCAGCATCAGCCCGTGGAAGGATGTATGTATATGAATGAGCATGGGCACATGTGCGGGCCTTACGCGCCCAAGCAGCTCTACGAGGGGCTATCCACTGGTTTCCTGCCTCAAGACCTTGCTATTTATGCTCTTGTCGGCGGGAAGATGGTAAATCCTGTGCCCTTGAGTCTTCTGGAGCAGTTCCTTTCGCAATGGAATTCTGCTGCTGCGGTCTCCACGCCGAATGAATCAAATGAGAATAAGACAGTCGCTCGTGCTGATAAAATGGCGCTTCGGGAT GTTATTTCAAGTGATGAACCATGCTGGATGTTCGAGGATGCAGACGGTTCCCGGCATGGGCCTCATTCTCTTGCTGAACTTTCTTATTGGCATCATAGTAGCTATCTCCAGGATCTTTCAATG GTTTATCATGTTGACAGCAAATTTGGTCCATTTACACTTGTCTCACTAGTTGATTGGTGGAGTGGTGGTCACACGGAGCATCCAGAAGCTACAGAGAATGGTTCGGGGTCATTTAGTGCTGTAATGGGTGACATAGTCGATGATATTGGCAATCAGCTCCATGCCGGTATAATGAAATCAGCCCGTAAGGCTCTAATTGATGAAATATTCAGCTCTGTGCTTCCAGAAATTATTGCTTGTAGGAAAACTGAGAGGCAACTAGCTGCAAAATTGAAGACCAAAGCTGTTAAG CCTGCCAATGTGAGCAGCAAGAAGGCTTCAGCGCTGAAGGGCAAGGTTGATACACGATCTACTATTCACAGAAAAGAAAACTCGTACAATACAATACAAGCAACTTCTTCCGTGGCTATTCAATCAGTTGCAGTGCATGCCAAATTTGCTGATATATTATCAGCAGTCTGGCAAACTATTTATTATGAATCCATGAAGAATTTCTGGGATGGGATACTTTATGATCCTGTTATGGACTACTGTGGTGAATGGCTTAAGAGAAATCGCCTATCGAGTCTTCCCTGTACAATTGTTCCTGGTGCCTCATCAGATAACAGAAACATGAAAGAAGCTGATGAACCGAAG GCAATATGTGATTCAGAGGCTCTTGAGTGTGACATGGATTTCCCACCTGGATTTGGGCCAAGTTTGGAGTGTGCTGAGAGCTCCCTCTCTCGACCTTTCTTAAACATTGACTCCTGCGAGGACAAAATTAGTCGGAAGCCTGCATGTTCCACTATATATTTTGACCCCTCATCGGGAGTCCAGTTAATGCTGGCGAATGAGCTATACGTGTCAGCAAAGGATACTTTGTTTCATCATTTCAGGGAGGTTATTGCAGAAGAGATTACAAACTGGTTATGTTTTGGGCTTGAAGATATCACCGATCAA GAACTAATTCGTACCCCTGTTCATGCACCGGATTCTCCTAGTTCTACTGGAATGGACATTCATGAAACACCAATTCCTCCTGAAATGGCTCTAGATAAATTGTTGGATGCTGCTAAAATGGCTACAGATGCAATAAGCAGTCCGTCTGTAATGGCTCTAGATGAAGTATTGGTTACCGCTGAAATGGTTACAGATGCTGTACCCAGTCCTGCAGACATTACCACGGATGAGACGTCATGTGTTGCTGAGGCGGAACCAGATAAAATGCTCACTTCTCATG TGGAACATCAATCCCCTTCAGCATCTTATGCTAGTATATTTGAAAAGCTTGATGTATCAGAGATAGCTGAATTGGATGAAAGTTTTGATGAGGTGCCTCCTGgaatggagatgggattaccttcTGTGGTGGTTATGGACAAAAACAAATATCGACCTCCAAAATCAGTGAACTCTGTGCCTGTAATTTCTAGATATATTACCTTGGCGGTCTGCCGGCAAGCACTGCATGAGAATGTCGTGAAAGAGTGGGCATCTCTCTTATCAGATGCTATTAGCAGGTGCTTTGATTCATGGTATACCAAGCGGAATGTTGTGTCTAAAAACATTGATGAATCATTGAGACCGAAGGAATATGCATACTACAGAAAGAGAAAGTTAAGGAGCAGCTGTGAAGCAGTGCCATCCAAAAAACCATTGGAAAAACCAATGGATGAGCAGCTTTCCAAGCCTCTATCTGAGCTTGTTGACCGCAGGGTTCATCTTAAAAATGTCCAGGTAACAAAGAAGGCTGGGAAGTCGAAAAAGTTCTCCAAGAGTCCTGCCAAAACTCTTGATAACGACGTGCACACGTCGAATATCAAACAAGACTTTAAGCGGCTTTCCAGTGACGTACACACTTTGAAGGGTGGGAAGTCGAAAAAGCTCTCGAAGAGGGTTCTTGATAATGACGTACACACTTTGAATATCGAGCAAGACTTGAAGCGGCTTGCCAGTGACGTACACACTTTGAAGGCTGGGAAGTCGAAAAAGCTCTCGAAGAGTCACGCCAAAGCTCTTGATAATGACATACACACTTTGAATATCAAACAGGACTTGAAGCGGCTTTCCAGTGACGTACACACTTTGAAGGCTGGGAAGTCAAAAAAGCTCCCCAAGAGTCATGCCAAAACTCTTGATAATGATGTACACACTTTGAATGTCGAACAAGACTTGAAGCGGCTTTCCAGTGACGTGCATACTTTGAGTATCGAACAAGACTTGAAGCGGTTTTCCAGTGATGTGCACACTTCAAATATCGAACAAGACTTGAAGCGGCTTTCCAATGATGTGCCAAAGA GACAAAGGACTTCTCATCTTACTAGGAGTCATctggttgatagtaaggttcctaTTGAGAATGAGAACGAAAGTATGCCCACCAAGCTTGCAAAGAAAAGGAAGCCCAAGAACATGTCTACTGACACCAGTCAAAAGGCGAAGCCGTTGATTTTATGTCCAGTGTCAGATGGCTGTGCAAGAGCTTCCACCAGTGGATGGGAGTGGCGTAATTGGGCACGAAACGCCACTCCATCAGAAAGGACTCGTGTGAGAGGGTATCGTGTTCGGAGTATTCTTTCAACTTCAGCTAATAACGTGTGGAAAAGTCCACAAGTCAAAGGTACATCTGCGCGAACAAATCGGGTTAAGTTACGGAACCTGTTAGCTGCTTCTGAAGGGGCTGAGCTGCTTAAAATTACCCAATCGAAG GCAAGGAAGAAGCGGTTACGTTTTCAAAGGAGCAAGATCCATGAATGGGGTCTGGTGGCCCTTGAGTCGATTGATGCAGAAGATTTTGTTATTGAATATGTTGGTGAACTGATTCGTCGGCCG GTCTCGGACATACGTGAGGCTCAATATGAGAAGAGTGGAATTGGAAGCAGCTACCTTTTTCGCTTGGACGATGATTATGTG GTTGATGCTACTAAGCGTGGGGGTTTAGCAAGATTTATCAATCACTCATGTGAG CCGAATTGTTATACAAAAGTTATTACTGTGGAGGGACAGAAGAAGATTTTCATTTATGCAAAGAGGCGTATATATGCTGGTGAAGAATTAACTTACAATTACAAATTTCCCTTGGAGGAAAAGAAGATACCATGCCACTGTGGTTCCCAAAG GTGCCGTGGATCAATGAACTAA
- the LOC127298645 gene encoding histone-lysine N-methyltransferase ATXR7 isoform X2 — MPHARADPGSDVEPAAESPTFRSASPFPRRKRAKLLTEELPHGEPLGCSVSTCDDPRENLIAGCSEERQIASCSGDQPQSSAPFVAMQENVSSVDNGGGIYPQTEVEYSNGQNGYIAYPQHQPVEGCMYMNEHGHMCGPYAPKQLYEGLSTGFLPQDLAIYALVGGKMVNPVPLSLLEQFLSQWNSAAAVSTPNESNENKTVARADKMALRDVISSDEPCWMFEDADGSRHGPHSLAELSYWHHSSYLQDLSMVYHVDSKFGPFTLVSLVDWWSGGHTEHPEATENGSGSFSAVMGDIVDDIGNQLHAGIMKSARKALIDEIFSSVLPEIIACRKTERQLAAKLKTKAVKPANVSSKKASALKGKVDTRSTIHRKENSYNTIQATSSVAIQSVAVHAKFADILSAVWQTIYYESMKNFWDGILYDPVMDYCGEWLKRNRLSSLPCTIVPGASSDNRNMKEADEPKAICDSEALECDMDFPPGFGPSLECAESSLSRPFLNIDSCEDKISRKPACSTIYFDPSSGVQLMLANELYVSAKDTLFHHFREVIAEEITNWLCFGLEDITDQELIRTPVHAPDSPSSTGMDIHETPIPPEMALDKLLDAAKMATDAISSPSVMALDEVLVTAEMVTDAVPSPADITTDETSCVAEAEPDKMLTSHVEHQSPSASYASIFEKLDVSEIAELDESFDEVPPGMEMGLPSVVVMDKNKYRPPKSVNSVPVISRYITLAVCRQALHENVVKEWASLLSDAISRCFDSWYTKRNVVSKNIDESLRPKEYAYYRKRKLRSSCEAVPSKKPLEKPMDEQLSKPLSELVDRRVHLKNVQVTKKAGKSKKFSKSPAKTLDNDVHTSNIKQDFKRLSSDVHTLKGGKSKKLSKRVLDNDVHTLNIEQDLKRLASDVHTLKAGKSKKLSKSHAKALDNDIHTLNIKQDLKRLSSDVHTLKAGKSKKLPKSHAKTLDNDVHTLNVEQDLKRLSSDVHTLSIEQDLKRFSSDVHTSNIEQDLKRLSNDVPKRQRTSHLTRSHLVDSKVPIENENESMPTKLAKKRKPKNMSTDTSQKAKPLILCPVSDGCARASTSGWEWRNWARNATPSERTRVRGYRVRSILSTSANNVWKSPQVKGTSARTNRVKLRNLLAASEGAELLKITQSKARKKRLRFQRSKIHEWGLVALESIDAEDFVIEYVGELIRRPVSDIREAQYEKSGIGSSYLFRLDDDYVVDATKRGGLARFINHSSELLYKSYYCGGTEEDFHLCKEAYICW; from the exons ATGCCGCACGCGCGCGCCGATCCG GGATCGGACGTTGAGCCAGCAGCAGAGTCGCCAACCTTCCGCAGCGCCAGCCCTTTCCCCAGAAGGAAGCGTGCGAAGCTGTTGACGGAGGAGCTGCCGCACGGGGAGCCCCTCGGTTGCTCCGTGTCGACCTGCGATGATCCGCGGGAGAACTTGATTGCTGG GTGTTCGGAGGAGCGGCAGATTGCTTCCTGCAGTGGCGATCAACCGCAAAGCTCAGCCCCGTTCGTCGCAATGCAGGAGAATGTTTCTTCCGTCGATAATGGTGGTGGGATCTATCCGCAGACTGAGGTGGAGTATTCTAATGGTCAAAATGGGTACATTGCGTATCCGCAGCATCAGCCCGTGGAAGGATGTATGTATATGAATGAGCATGGGCACATGTGCGGGCCTTACGCGCCCAAGCAGCTCTACGAGGGGCTATCCACTGGTTTCCTGCCTCAAGACCTTGCTATTTATGCTCTTGTCGGCGGGAAGATGGTAAATCCTGTGCCCTTGAGTCTTCTGGAGCAGTTCCTTTCGCAATGGAATTCTGCTGCTGCGGTCTCCACGCCGAATGAATCAAATGAGAATAAGACAGTCGCTCGTGCTGATAAAATGGCGCTTCGGGAT GTTATTTCAAGTGATGAACCATGCTGGATGTTCGAGGATGCAGACGGTTCCCGGCATGGGCCTCATTCTCTTGCTGAACTTTCTTATTGGCATCATAGTAGCTATCTCCAGGATCTTTCAATG GTTTATCATGTTGACAGCAAATTTGGTCCATTTACACTTGTCTCACTAGTTGATTGGTGGAGTGGTGGTCACACGGAGCATCCAGAAGCTACAGAGAATGGTTCGGGGTCATTTAGTGCTGTAATGGGTGACATAGTCGATGATATTGGCAATCAGCTCCATGCCGGTATAATGAAATCAGCCCGTAAGGCTCTAATTGATGAAATATTCAGCTCTGTGCTTCCAGAAATTATTGCTTGTAGGAAAACTGAGAGGCAACTAGCTGCAAAATTGAAGACCAAAGCTGTTAAG CCTGCCAATGTGAGCAGCAAGAAGGCTTCAGCGCTGAAGGGCAAGGTTGATACACGATCTACTATTCACAGAAAAGAAAACTCGTACAATACAATACAAGCAACTTCTTCCGTGGCTATTCAATCAGTTGCAGTGCATGCCAAATTTGCTGATATATTATCAGCAGTCTGGCAAACTATTTATTATGAATCCATGAAGAATTTCTGGGATGGGATACTTTATGATCCTGTTATGGACTACTGTGGTGAATGGCTTAAGAGAAATCGCCTATCGAGTCTTCCCTGTACAATTGTTCCTGGTGCCTCATCAGATAACAGAAACATGAAAGAAGCTGATGAACCGAAG GCAATATGTGATTCAGAGGCTCTTGAGTGTGACATGGATTTCCCACCTGGATTTGGGCCAAGTTTGGAGTGTGCTGAGAGCTCCCTCTCTCGACCTTTCTTAAACATTGACTCCTGCGAGGACAAAATTAGTCGGAAGCCTGCATGTTCCACTATATATTTTGACCCCTCATCGGGAGTCCAGTTAATGCTGGCGAATGAGCTATACGTGTCAGCAAAGGATACTTTGTTTCATCATTTCAGGGAGGTTATTGCAGAAGAGATTACAAACTGGTTATGTTTTGGGCTTGAAGATATCACCGATCAA GAACTAATTCGTACCCCTGTTCATGCACCGGATTCTCCTAGTTCTACTGGAATGGACATTCATGAAACACCAATTCCTCCTGAAATGGCTCTAGATAAATTGTTGGATGCTGCTAAAATGGCTACAGATGCAATAAGCAGTCCGTCTGTAATGGCTCTAGATGAAGTATTGGTTACCGCTGAAATGGTTACAGATGCTGTACCCAGTCCTGCAGACATTACCACGGATGAGACGTCATGTGTTGCTGAGGCGGAACCAGATAAAATGCTCACTTCTCATG TGGAACATCAATCCCCTTCAGCATCTTATGCTAGTATATTTGAAAAGCTTGATGTATCAGAGATAGCTGAATTGGATGAAAGTTTTGATGAGGTGCCTCCTGgaatggagatgggattaccttcTGTGGTGGTTATGGACAAAAACAAATATCGACCTCCAAAATCAGTGAACTCTGTGCCTGTAATTTCTAGATATATTACCTTGGCGGTCTGCCGGCAAGCACTGCATGAGAATGTCGTGAAAGAGTGGGCATCTCTCTTATCAGATGCTATTAGCAGGTGCTTTGATTCATGGTATACCAAGCGGAATGTTGTGTCTAAAAACATTGATGAATCATTGAGACCGAAGGAATATGCATACTACAGAAAGAGAAAGTTAAGGAGCAGCTGTGAAGCAGTGCCATCCAAAAAACCATTGGAAAAACCAATGGATGAGCAGCTTTCCAAGCCTCTATCTGAGCTTGTTGACCGCAGGGTTCATCTTAAAAATGTCCAGGTAACAAAGAAGGCTGGGAAGTCGAAAAAGTTCTCCAAGAGTCCTGCCAAAACTCTTGATAACGACGTGCACACGTCGAATATCAAACAAGACTTTAAGCGGCTTTCCAGTGACGTACACACTTTGAAGGGTGGGAAGTCGAAAAAGCTCTCGAAGAGGGTTCTTGATAATGACGTACACACTTTGAATATCGAGCAAGACTTGAAGCGGCTTGCCAGTGACGTACACACTTTGAAGGCTGGGAAGTCGAAAAAGCTCTCGAAGAGTCACGCCAAAGCTCTTGATAATGACATACACACTTTGAATATCAAACAGGACTTGAAGCGGCTTTCCAGTGACGTACACACTTTGAAGGCTGGGAAGTCAAAAAAGCTCCCCAAGAGTCATGCCAAAACTCTTGATAATGATGTACACACTTTGAATGTCGAACAAGACTTGAAGCGGCTTTCCAGTGACGTGCATACTTTGAGTATCGAACAAGACTTGAAGCGGTTTTCCAGTGATGTGCACACTTCAAATATCGAACAAGACTTGAAGCGGCTTTCCAATGATGTGCCAAAGA GACAAAGGACTTCTCATCTTACTAGGAGTCATctggttgatagtaaggttcctaTTGAGAATGAGAACGAAAGTATGCCCACCAAGCTTGCAAAGAAAAGGAAGCCCAAGAACATGTCTACTGACACCAGTCAAAAGGCGAAGCCGTTGATTTTATGTCCAGTGTCAGATGGCTGTGCAAGAGCTTCCACCAGTGGATGGGAGTGGCGTAATTGGGCACGAAACGCCACTCCATCAGAAAGGACTCGTGTGAGAGGGTATCGTGTTCGGAGTATTCTTTCAACTTCAGCTAATAACGTGTGGAAAAGTCCACAAGTCAAAGGTACATCTGCGCGAACAAATCGGGTTAAGTTACGGAACCTGTTAGCTGCTTCTGAAGGGGCTGAGCTGCTTAAAATTACCCAATCGAAG GCAAGGAAGAAGCGGTTACGTTTTCAAAGGAGCAAGATCCATGAATGGGGTCTGGTGGCCCTTGAGTCGATTGATGCAGAAGATTTTGTTATTGAATATGTTGGTGAACTGATTCGTCGGCCG GTCTCGGACATACGTGAGGCTCAATATGAGAAGAGTGGAATTGGAAGCAGCTACCTTTTTCGCTTGGACGATGATTATGTG GTTGATGCTACTAAGCGTGGGGGTTTAGCAAGATTTATCAATCACTCAT CCGAATTGTTATACAAAAGTTATTACTGTGGAGGGACAGAAGAAGATTTTCATTTATGCAAAGAGGCGTATATATGCTGGTGA